The following nucleotide sequence is from Branchiostoma lanceolatum isolate klBraLanc5 chromosome 18, klBraLanc5.hap2, whole genome shotgun sequence.
gaggtttttggagCTCCATACCGCTGGTACTTTTGATAGGCAATCAACATACTTTTCATAGAGACcatgttttttgtcagaaaacttcgaactgttgacttaATTTGAGGTTTTCGGAGACCCATACCACCTGCGCTTATAGACAATCAACTTGATTGAATACAGACCAcgtctttttgtcagacaagttcaaactgttgactttgagttttttgggccgagttgactactatagggagatgggccgagttgactagggagatgggccgagttgactagggaaatgggccgagttgactgggccgagttggtaatgggccgAGTCTTCCGACATTCAATCACATGTACCTTAACAGCCTATCAGAGAATTGTCTTTACCTAGCCAGAGAAAGCATTTCAGCAACTCTCTAGTTGGccgacagctggttagaggccacatcaacaaaagtggaaacctcagtccAGTTTAGCACGCACTCACTCCGTCGAGCTCGCTCGAAGTCATCTCGTGACCAGTTGTCGCCATAAAATCGCTGTCAGCTTCAAGTTGTTTAATATATGTCATATGTAAGTCCTGTAAAATGCTACCGTATTCCAAGACagaaatattcaatatgatgTTGTCATGCCCTAttcatatatccacctatgtaggccaatttatatacaactctatgcaaaaacgagacattattttacattcctgacacaaaatactatcatcgtcaccattacatcgtatactgttttagccattaaatgcacattattagatcgattgttaGTCATGCTGTAGATGAGTTCTCTGAAAATGTTAGATATCAAtgatagtcgattgttatgtatgtttacgaattcttgccatactttttaccatgtacaattgtcgtgcaataaaattCTTAGAAAttatgtgccccccccccccccgggttCTGTTACCATGATTCGGGTTCCGCAATAGAAGTTTGTGCACTGCCTCTTCCTTTTTTCTCCAGCAGTGCTAGTGACCGGCTACAAAACGTAGTCTCCTTTGCCGTATCGTTTCAGCGATCGGCGGTATATTcttatatacaatgtagctcGCGATTTGAAATTCTTTGTCTCCAAGAGATGTTTAGGACACATCTCAGCATTCTGGTGTACGAGCCATTAAGCTTTTTCTCCAAGGTTTTTGTGAGTGTCCAACATTCTGAACCATATAAGAGAAATGATTCTACTACTGCTCTAAAATAGCTGATTTTTGTAGCCGGACTTATGTCAGTTTTCCACACTATTGCCATCTTGCTCGCGCTCATGGCTCTCCAAGCAAGAGTGATTCTAACCTCCACATCTTTGCTAGAACGTTTTACGCATGATCCCAGGTATTTGAAGTCCGACACGCAATTAAGCACCTGCATGGCCTTTCCTTAATATCAAGGTTCCTGCAGGTTGGTTGAAAAGCATGTACTCTGTTTTTGAGTCATTTGCATGTAGCCCAACCAGTTTGGAAGCATTTTCAAGTTTTCCCAACAATAGCTGTGCTTCTGCGATTATATTTGAAGTAAGGGCAATATCATCGGCGAAGTCCGTATCAGTTAGTAACTCAGCTGGATATATTTTGCTCTTTCTTGGCTTAAGTACAAATCCAGTAAGTTTGGGTTCCTCTGTGGCTTGTCACATTGCATAGTCCAGAGCCACTATGAAAAGGGAGGAAGCTAAAGTATCTCCTTGTAGACTACCTGCAGTTATTCAAAAAATTCTGTTACTCCGTCTGGTGAAAGCACCTTGGCTTATGTACCTTCATACAGAATATTTATTGCCTCAACGAATTTGTATGCCATACCCTCTCAAGATTTCCATCAACTTCATGCGATGAATGGAATCAAAAGCTTTGCTGAAGTCTATAAATGTACTAACCCATTTAAGATTCTGGTCCCTGATTCCTTCAATGAGCCTTCGCAAAGCTGATTATAATATTTGTGATAAAGTGGGTCTTCCGGGCCGAAACCCATTTTGATTGTTTCTAAGCAGTGGTTCTACGTCATGTGGTCTAATTCTCAGCAAAAGCATTCTGTTAATTTTTGCTGCTGTAGCTGACAAACTGATACCTCTATAGTTAGTTGTATAGCCAAGGTCTCCTTTTTTTTTGGTAGTGGAAGTATTCCACTGGTTACCCAGATGTCAGCTCTGTCATGGTGAAATGTTCTGTTACAGATTTTAAGGAGAGGGTCAATCAAGGCATCTGTATTCTAGACTTCTATCGGTATATTGTCCAGACCAGGGGTTTTACCGTTACTAAATGTcttaatagtaataataatacatTCCAGAAGTTCCTCCCTGGTGAAGTCATTTGTATTAATAGGTAATGTATAACTGATGACTGGTACAACGGTCCACAATATTCGACCAAGAAGTTTTGAGAAGTGGTCTTGCCATAACTGCACTCTTTGTTGAATTTTGGCCTTTACCATCCCTTGTTTTGATGTTGGTTAGAGGCCACACCAACAtaagtggaaacctcagtccAGTTTAGCAGTGCCTCTCATAGGCATTTACAAATTATGATGaagggatgatgatgatgacttaagAGACAGTGTTTCCTTGGTGGAAAAAGAACGAATGCCTCTTTTATCTTCACAGATGGGCAAGGGCTCCTTCAAGTACGCCTGGGTGCTGGACAAGCTGAAGGCCGAGCGTGAACGTGGTATCACCATCGATATCGCCCTGTGGAAGTTCGAGACTGACAAGTACTTCGTGACTGTCATTGATGCCCCCGGACATCGTGATTTCATCAAGAACATGATCACAGGAACTTCACAGGTAATATAATGCATTCAAATTAAACATTGGCCAATCATTTTTGCTTTCATGTATTTGGTCTATTATACTGGATAGTACAGTTTTGAGTGAATTTGCTGTAAAAgtgtttttaacatgtttgttcTCCATAGGCTGACTGTGCCGTGCTGATTGTGGCTGCTGGTACCGGTGAGTTCGAGGCTGGTATCTCCAAGAACGGACAGACCCGTGAGCACGCCCTGCTGGCCTACACCCTGGGTGTCAAGCAGCTCATCGTGGGAGTCAACAAGATGGACTCCACTGAGCCCGCTTACTCCGAGGTAAGTTTGTCATCTCTGGTAGAATTTTGACGAGAATTTGACTCTGATTTTAACCTGAATTTCACATGTCATCCCCTTACTAGCTGAGCAATaatcttgatttgatttgtttgcaGGCTCGCTTCGAAGAGATCAAGAAGGAAGTGGGCGCGTACATCAAGAAGGTTGGCTACAACCCCAAGGCTGTCGCCTTCGTGCCCATCTCTGGCTGGCATGGTGACAACATGTTGGAGCCCTCCGAGAAGATGGGATGGTACAAGGGGTGGAACATCGAGCGCAAGCTGGGCAATGCCAGCGGCAAGACTCTATTCCAGGCGCTGGACTCCATCCTGCCCCCCGAGAGACCCTTTAAAAAGCCTCTCCGTCTGCCCCTGCAGGATGTGTACAAGATCGGCGGTAGGTGGATATAGTTCATGCGTTTTGGCATAAGTCTGAACTGTCCAGGACATTTATGCTGTTGTTTTGATAAGTGGTGAATATAGCGACtttaatctttttaagctttttttTATGGTTGCTTTGAATCTGCTGCTGTTTCTTTCTTTAAGTCTCaccattttggttgaaattatATCTATTATATTTCAACATGAACAGTTTTCTGTTGATAAACAGGTATCGGGACCGTGCCCGTCGGCCGTGTGGAGACCGGTATCCTGAAGCCAGGCATGGTGGTCACCTTCGCCCCCGTCAGCCTGACCACTGAGGTCAAGTCCGTGGAGATGCACCACGAGTCTCTACCAGAGGCCCTGCCCGGAGACAACGTCGGCTTCAACGTCAAGAACGTCTCCGTAAAGGAGATCAAGCGTGGGAATGTTGCTGGTGACAGCAAGAACGATCCACCAAAGGAGGCTGAGAGCTTTGAAGCACAGGTGAGATGGTTTTCCATTGTAGTACCTTTTGATGGAATAGGGCTATGTACAAATGCAAAAAAGATTATTATAGGAAAGAGGATAAGAAAACTATTTCATCTCAAGTATCTCAGCCTTTGAAGGACTGACAGCTTTGCTATAAAACAGACATAACATCCATGGAAATATCCCCCTGAATTGAAATGTATCTTCCAGTACTAGTTTTGTTGATTtgtacaaggaggttaacctccttgatttgtaAGAtatatatgactggtttatttgaaTGAATTCTCGTGTGGTTGGCATCTTTTCAGAATCAGTTTTCTAATGGATTGTGTTGACAGGTTATTGTGATGAACCACCCTGGAGAGATCCACAATGGCTACGCGCCTGTGCTGGATTGCCACACCGCCCACATCGCCTGCAAGTTCGCCGCGATTAAGGAAAAGATCGACCGTCGTTCCGGCAAGGTGCTGGAAAAGGGCCCCAAGTGCGTCAAGTCTGGAGACGCCGCCATCGTCGAGATGATCCCGTCCAAGCCCATGTGTGTGGAAAAATTCTCTGAGTTCCCACCCCTGGGTCGTTTCGCCGTGCGCGACATGAAGCAGACCGTGGCTGTCGGCGTCATCAAGGGCGTGAAGAAGACAGATAAAGCCGGGAAGACCACCAAGGCCGCCCAGAAGGCCGGTGTGGCCAAGAAGAAGTGATGGTCGCTGCACTTTACTCCACCTTTAGTACTAGTCACATCCAAGgatggatacatgtacacagtagcTTCCAACAAGGTCAACCCAAAAGCATTTTGTTTAAGAATCGTAGCTTTTGTTTCAGCCATTGGCCATAGCCGAAAGCTTCATCGAAAGCACTTCCGCAGGAAAAGTGGCACCGCTAAGTTGACCGTTGTCTGTGAGGATCTTAACTCTAGTTAAGTGTCTATCGAACAGATAGCCTCCTCGTCTATACCAACTTCTCTGTTAGCTTGAAGGTACACTGGTACCGTCTGTTTTAACTTCTTTAAATTGCTAAACTGGCAAATCATATGTTCCTTCTTTTAACATATGTCTAAAGACGTGGATCGTAACAAGGTGGAGTAAAGAGAAAATCTGTAAACGTGACTACAAGTTTCACGTACATTTGTGGTACCGCCATGATGGAATTTTTCTTTACTATTTTGATTTCTTCCATGGGTATCTCAGAGTAAAAGGTCACCATCACCTTCCACTGTTGTGTGCTTGAGTTCATTTGTGATTTATCTGGGGTGTATTACTAGTAAACACCCATACAGTACTTCTCTTGGGGCTGTAATAACTGATAAAGGGAGCTTTTTCAAGTCCATAGTAGGCTTGTTTACTAGTAAATCCTTTAGCAAGTCATCAATGCTGATTTGGAGCTTTCTATACTTGttttaaagtcaagtcaaagtgaAACAATAATACTTAGGTATTTATCTCCAAGCCTGACATGACAAAAAAAGATagaacaaaaatttaaaaaacttCAATGTGAAAGGTAGCGAGCATGAAGTTAACTGTTTTGTAGTATAATAATAAGTAGCCTTTTGAAATTATGAAGTTTTGCTTACTAGTATAAAATTGCTTGGCTGGTCTTTCAGCTGATCACCTTACTCCATTTTAAAGAGGGTGTCCAAAAACCTAACTTCCTGTTATTTTGTAACCTTAAAACATCTCGTTTGCTATGCCTCTCTACAGCACTCGAATTGAATCCGCGCCAATGTCAGTTTGGAAGTCTACATAAGCAGAATACTGTGTTCTGAACCTTGATCGTTAAATGACTAAAAGGAATGAAACGGCCCAACTTATTATCTGGCTTTTTGAGGGATTTAAAACTAAGGCATTGGCATtgtttgatgtttctgaccaagATGCATGAACTTTTGTAGCCACCCTGATTTGCATTAATGGACAAAATTGTCCTATATGTTAATAAAATCAATGATATCcttattttcaaatgaaaaatcaatgtaTTTAATTAGGGTCCAAGAAATATGTTGATTTTCTAAGTGCCTCGCTCAATTTCCAGAAGTGCTCAACAAATTCGTACCCTAGTTTAGCAAGAATACACTGTGGGTtgactactagtattctgtCACTGTATTATGGTTCAAGGCCAAATTGGACTCAATAGCCACATGCGACCCAACCCAATGATGGATGACTACAGTGGTTCTCGTCAGATTGATGGACGAACCAACATGGTTTTTGGCACTTAATACATCTAATGCTTTCCACTGAGTTCATAGTGTTGCAGAAGGCCACGACTTTataaacaactagagttccacgaccacattatcttcgccatataatcaaggcttatcatggagagtgattaatatttacgtgcttatcaccccctgcaaatttgatcatgcaccataccatttggaagttatgatggggcgaatgagtccagtctagatatggttaaaaatcatttggtggtacaggactagtatatgtgtagagtgtgctgatatatgttataactggtcatgaaaaaataagagtatgttgatattatatgggccacaaaggttcgatattgcagtgttgtaagttgaaagtgatgatgaaatagtacagtcaatatatatgaatagaataaatctggctggtggttgacgtgtttttaggtgtttttgtcctgctgggctttctattttgtccctatttcgttatgtcgccaaccgtgttgaacaaaaatgcctaaactgaacgcgttaaaccagcagaacccacacctctgcttggagaatagtttatttatttgacctacatgtacgtttatgcaaggccatctgtttacatgacctgacactgtcccatgtcccattgaaatgcagtaggttaacaaactttccttactaattatgcaaattagctcctgatttgcataattagtcattgataatgtaaagcaccatctgagctctctacataccaaacatcacgacgatctgtcgaccccttctcaagttattcatgtccgaaggtcaaaacaaaaacacccactgcagttctaaacaagccgctagggagccaaaatttacagaacttactttctgtggcatgaactatctaccacacaaaaatcatgaccatagcactttcagaaaatatgcccctacaTTTTAAAGCTCCGCTgtagtaccttaggtacccgctagaaggcccattatcgaacttgaccttcctttctgtaaaccctacccatccactaaatatcatacggatccatcaacagcttctcgagttatgctggcgacatacaaatacacatccacacaaagcccgctgcagtaccaacggaaaataccaggggaaccattttttaacttgacccccgttttcacaacatctacacacctgcaaaaaatcatgaagatccatcaacgtttccgtcactttttttacatacttagtacatacaaacacaaaaaaatgtaaagtctgctgcagtactgttgaaaaacgcaaggtgaaccattttcgaacttaagtttcctttgcacaaccattacgcacctaccaaaaatcataaagattcattgaagctttcttgagttatgctcctgacatacattcagacccacccaacagatttttcaaccgaaaacataatcttctccgagtacaagtactcggcgaagataaatacAAGTGTAGATTCAGATGAGATGCAAGTTTCGTCAAGTCTCGCGAGACATTATTTAGACGGGACTATCGGGCTTCGGAACGGAGCGTTCATTGTTGATAAAACGTTAACACATGATCTAAAGGTACCACAGGCAAATGCCCAACCATCAACTCTGGCGGGAAATCTAGGTCAGTGGCTAGCAATGATGTCATTGCCTTGTGCAGCATGACATCAGCGGCCAGTAATGGTACTGCTGGTAACGCTGTTCCCCGAAAATTGAACTTCGCAAAACGCCGTCCTTTTTCCATGAAGAACAAGAATCCGAATTCTACGAATTTCCTTTCATCACGTTTCCCCCATTTTTCTTGCCTTTTCGGTtctcaaaatgacaaattctatCCTTTGGTTTTAAAGAGCCGTGCAGTTGTCTTAAAAATGACTGTTGATGCTTAACCCCTTTGtagcaaaaaaattatttctgtctTCACCAGCCGGCAAAAGTTAGAAACTTCAAACTTATCAGAAAAAAGTGTTTTGTGAAGCCCTGGATCGTTGAAACCGCGAAGCGCTGGTTGATACTTAACCCTTTTGTAgcaaaaaattatttctgtctTCACCAGCCGCCAAAAGTAAGAAACTTCAAACTTAACAGACAAAAGTGTTTTGTGAAGCTAGCCCTGGAAGGTTGAAACCGCGAAGCGCTGGTGCAAAATAGCCCCGGAAAAAGGCGCAAAAAAAATGCAGGCTGTATTGCGCAACTCTACATCACCAGTTTGGCCTCGTCGACCAAGCAAGTAGCGATTTTAAGGAACCCACCTGGTCTTTTGTCCCAAAAGTAATCCACAAACTAACTACAAAAAAAGCAAGAACGGAAACAGATAGAGCCACCATATATATTACGTGAGTTGGGCAAATTTCATAACTTCAGACCTCGCCCAACAATGCGCCAAAATGGTGGCGCTAAAAATTCTTCGCTGGAACCTCCTCATTTTCAAGCCAAATTTTTGGTCTACATTTTCACCCGAAACATGATGTTTACCTCTGTACGTACCACCGTGAGAAATTTCTGAGAAAAAATTGCGACTTACGTTGGTTTTTGGTCGTGAAAGACGGCAAGCCATGTAGACAATGTCTAATGTCGTCTGAACGGAAGCAGATCTCGGTTGAAAAGGAGGACCCCACCCTTTCTTCTTGCCTTCATTGACCTTCACTGGCTGTCAAACTCAAAAAAATTTATACCTGCATGTAAGACCACAGCAAGtgaattctatggatgacatcctccgcagactccataATTTATGAGATACTGTCaggttctgcacgaacaactatgacaggggtgctagtgtcactaaaatgaaaacagatctacagtggaagtcacttgaagacagaagaaaaatatccaggctttgcatgatgtacaaaatgactaataaacttgtggatgtaccgactggtaattatctaataccagcccagaaaaggacaagaaatagtcatgcctttgagtaccagagttatcaaccaaggatggatgtgttcaaaaatttgtatttccctagaaccatagtagaatagAACTCGCTGATGATCAgctgctgtaggaacaccttcactaaatagcttcaaagaccgattgcagttagatgtgcaaaagttaggtgtgacaggccgttcagtgtaatgtaaccagccgTGTAGACAATGTCTAATGTCGTCTGAACGGAAGCAGATCTCGGTTGAAAAGGAGGACGACACCCTTTCGTCTTTCCTTCACTGGCAGTTAAACTCGTTTTTCCACCAACTATCTGCTAACCACACCCCCTTTCTGTCATTCATACctccttaggccacagcaagtaatttttatggatgacatcagcgcgctcattaattttcgtctgatttcgaaataaaaaacaagaaatttcattgccctcctacggtggtcaacatgccaaaaattgacaaatatgtcgtaaacgttgacagtttTACCTGTCATACACAAGGTGTCTACTTGcctatgaatacccagtgtagttcctgcccatgatggtataataacaagctgttttctgcatttgttctagcaaggacattttaaaaataatgggggggggggggtctagttaattgagctgtatacacaaggtgtttcatcgcatataaATACCCAGTGTACTTGATTCagcagatgatggtacaacaagctcttttctgcatttgttgtagttagtctattgagatgtatatacatctacaaggacatgtttactgttgaatcaaggaggtttttatattatatatgaatgaatacaggacaaAAAGACCTGCTGGTCATGATATCGTATTTCgtcacctcaattcttgtttaacaagaattatgatctcaacatttgaaaatataggaatcttgctTTTTTTGGGCAcggcttgttttttttcaccctatctgtatctgtatctgtatagccggtataaccgcccttcggcgtaacacaccagcttcgcaggcacgcggcgcggcagcagctggttacattacaatgaacggcctgtcacacctaacttttgcacatctaactgcaatcggtctttgaagctatttagtgaaggtgttcctacagcatctgatcatcagcgagttccattctactatggttctagggaaatacaaatttttgaacacatccatccttggttgataactctggtacttaaaggcatgactatttcttgtccttttctgggctggtattagataattaccagtcggtacatccacaagtttattagtcattttgtacatcatgcaaagcctggatatttttcttctgtcttcaagtgacttccactgtagatctgttttcattttagtgacactagcacccctgtcatagttgttcgtgcagaacctGACAGtatctcattaattatggagtctgcggaggatgtcatccatagaattcaCTTGCTCTGGTCTTACATGCAGGTATAAATTTTTTTGAGTTTGACAGCCAGTGAAGGTCAATGAAGGCAAGAAGAAAGGGTGGGGTCCTCCTTTTCAACCGAGATCTGCTTCCGTTCAGACGACACTAGACATTGTCCACACGGCTTGCCGTCTTTCACGACAAAAAAAAAGTAAGTTGCAATTTTTTCCTCAGAACTTTCTTAGCAGATGTTCACGGTGCTACCGAGGTTAACATTGGCTATTTTGGCCGAAACATTTGACCGCAAATCGTGCTTCAAAATGTGGAAAAGGGTTCCGGTAAGGAATTTTTagcgccgccattttggaagCATTCTTTAGCGACGGAGGTCTGaatgaaattggccaaaatttcGTAATACATCACAATGATGGTTTTCATCTGTTTCTACGACTTGTGGTACGTTTCCACTTTTACTTTAATAAGTTTTGGGGTtatttttgggacagaaatacTTATTCTTTAAATAGGCCAAGTGGGTTTAAATTCGACAGACTGGGTGTCGTAGAATTGCACAATACCGTTTTACGGGTTCTATTTTTCCCCGATACTTGAGGAAAAGTCATCCAGGGGTTAACAAAATACtatgtggaaaaaaaagttgtttttccccGACAAATTTAGAACTTTTAACGTTTACCGACTGCCTGAGTCTgaaagagagaaggaaaattgCGCAATTTTTGACAAAGGAATTTGACCTCAATTAGCATTTATGTTGAAGAGAATCATAATTTTCCTGGCTTTTTAACACCAACTGATAGAATCTGTATAATTCTGAACCCAGAAAAGGCAAAAAATTAGGAAAACCGTGGTGAGACcagatttttattattttttcaaccAAAAAGGCCGGCgttggccgccattttgttttttcgGGTGACGCCACGTGCTCGTTCTCGCCTCTTCGACTACCGGCGGTTAGGCCACCGAATTTTTGTTGCAATCTCTGTTTCTTTGTTAATACACAACTTTCTTAAACAGTAACGTTTCTTGGATATGTGGCACTTTAGTAAAGTCCAATTTCCGGGGAATAGCGTTACCAGCAGAACCATTACTGGACGCTGATGTCGCTACTACAAAAGTCTATTACATTATTGCTAGTCAATCAGACGTAGTGTAATTTGGTCTATGACCTACATTTCCCGCCAAagctacaaaaaatacaagaaacagATATTAATATCGTAGAATGcccaagtcaattccaaagaCAGAAGATaccaaacaacaaaaatgaagaatctatcattcggtAGCATTTGCCCAACTCttctgaccacgtagatttcatgatgaaggaaacattttcttttgctgaaattttttttttcacacgcttgcatcagttttgggtttcCCAGAAGATCCATATGGAATAATATAGCGAATATGTATcgaaaatcaaatcaatatggccttaaGTATAATTCAGCGGACTGAATGATTTTCTTTACCTGTTTAACATCAGGAGTGGAATCTAGTTACCAACAACATGCCGAAGGATAAGATTCATATTAACATCGTGGTCATCGGCCATGTCGACTCCGGCAAGTCCACCTCCACCGGTCACTTGATCTACAAGTGTGGCGGTATCGACAAGCGTACCATTGAGAAGTTCGAGAAGGAAGCCCAAGAGGTAAGGTCGTTGTGTTTGAGATTTTATTTGGGATTGGACATTTAAAAGTGTTCATGAGAAGTTCGTTCTCCTACGCTGAGCCTGGcctatacaatgtaccttatCAGCGCTATCAGAGAATTGTCTTTTAATACCTAGCTACAGAAAGCATTTCAGTGGCTGTCtaattggctgacagctggttacaGGCCacaacaaaagtggaaacctcagtccAGTTTAGCAGTCCGAAGTCATCTCGTAACCAGTTGTCGCCATAACACTCTGTCGTCCATCGCTGCAGGCAGTTGGTGTAGGTCTTAATCGCTGTCAGCTTCAAGTTGTTTAATATATGTCATATGTGGCATCCCACGGTTTCTGTTTCCATGATTCGGCTTCCGCGATAGAAGTTTGTGTGCTAcctcttcctttttttctccagCAGTGACCTCCAAAATGTAGTCTCCTTTGCTGTATTGTTTCAGCGATCGGCGGCATATTCTTAAatagtaatctccaagaagatctacacggggcaccGAagatcgtatatgctag
It contains:
- the LOC136424777 gene encoding elongation factor 1-alpha-like → MPKEKIHINIVVIGHVDSGKSTSTGHLIYKCGGIDKRTIEKFEKEAQEMGKGSFKYAWVLDKLKAERERGITIDIALWKFETDKYFVTVIDAPGHRDFIKNMITGTSQADCAVLIVAAGTGEFEAGISKNGQTREHALLAYTLGVKQLIVGVNKMDSTEPAYSEARFEEIKKEVGAYIKKVGYNPKAVAFVPISGWHGDNMLEPSEKMGWYKGWNIERKLGNASGKTLFQALDSILPPERPFKKPLRLPLQDVYKIGGIGTVPVGRVETGILKPGMVVTFAPVSLTTEVKSVEMHHESLPEALPGDNVGFNVKNVSVKEIKRGNVAGDSKNDPPKEAESFEAQVIVMNHPGEIHNGYAPVLDCHTAHIACKFAAIKEKIDRRSGKVLEKGPKCVKSGDAAIVEMIPSKPMCVEKFSEFPPLGRFAVRDMKQTVAVGVIKGVKKTDKAGKTTKAAQKAGVAKKK